A genome region from Megalobrama amblycephala isolate DHTTF-2021 linkage group LG16, ASM1881202v1, whole genome shotgun sequence includes the following:
- the LOC125248536 gene encoding uncharacterized protein LOC125248536, whose translation MPCILQLWICFSALVSSNALDRWNTRCTEVTISASLKSEVFLPCHFNKSFDDETVKWSNSSNESTLLRIKNNGLFYLDSPREGRVSVLPLLFKDGNFSILIRDLELSDFGPYFCELNRECWRVEITERLIEKTVEVNSYKPSLFFFAGAGLFTLLFIVFHRTGLHNRCVRCMRSSKCHSINEEHNEEHDSSNHSSIQQRAFRTPDPNDSTMTTVYYVNQA comes from the exons ATGCCGTGCATTTTACAGCTTTGGATATGTTTTAGTGCTCTGGTGTCTTCAAACG CTCTGGATCGTTGGAACACAAGATGTACAGAGGTCACCATCAGCGCCTCTCTGAAATCAGAAGTCTTTCTCCCTTGTCACTTTAATAAAAGCTTTGACGATGAAACAGTGAAATGGAGCAACTCTTCCAATGAATCTACTCTTCTAAGGATCAAGAATAATGGCTTATTCTACCTTGATAGTCCTAGAGAAGGTCGAGTGAGTGTTTTACCCCTTCTATTCAAAGACGGCAACTTCTCCATCCTCATCCGTGATCTGGAGCTTTCAGACTTCGGCCCGTACTTTTGTGAGCTGAACCGTGAATGCTGGAGAGTGGAGATCACAGAACGTCTAATTGAGA AAACTGTGGAGGTGAACTCTTATAAACCCTCGTTGTTCTTTTTTGCTGGAGCTGGACTTTTCACTCttctttttattgtatttcatcGCACTG gcTTACATAACCGTTGTGTGAGATGTATGAGATCATCCAAATGTCACTCTATTAATGAAGAACACAATGAAG AACATGATTCTTCAAATCATTCTTCTATCCAGCAGAGAG CATTCAGAACTCCAGATCCAAATGACTCTACCATGACTACAGTATACTATG TCAACCAGGCATAA